From a region of the Streptomyces sp. NBC_00193 genome:
- the efp gene encoding elongation factor P yields the protein MASTNDLKNGMVLKLEGGQLWSVVEFQHVKPGKGPAFVRTKLKSVMSGKVVDKTFNAGTKVETATIDRRDMQFSYMDGEYFVFMDMEDFDQLMVDKKAVGDAANFLIEGFTASVARHEGEVLYVELPAAVELTIEHTDPGVQGDRSTGGTKPATLETGHEIQVPLFINTGEKIKVDTRTSDYLGRVNS from the coding sequence GTGGCTTCCACGAACGACCTCAAGAACGGCATGGTGCTCAAGCTCGAAGGTGGCCAGCTCTGGTCCGTCGTCGAGTTCCAGCACGTCAAGCCCGGCAAGGGCCCGGCCTTCGTGCGCACCAAGCTGAAGAGCGTCATGTCCGGCAAGGTCGTCGACAAGACGTTCAACGCCGGCACCAAGGTCGAGACGGCCACCATCGACCGCCGCGACATGCAGTTCTCCTACATGGACGGCGAGTACTTCGTCTTCATGGACATGGAGGACTTCGACCAGCTGATGGTCGACAAGAAGGCCGTCGGTGACGCCGCCAACTTCCTGATCGAGGGCTTCACCGCCTCCGTGGCCCGCCACGAGGGCGAGGTGCTCTACGTCGAGCTCCCGGCCGCCGTCGAGCTGACCATCGAGCACACCGACCCGGGCGTCCAGGGCGACCGTTCCACCGGTGGCACCAAGCCGGCGACGCTGGAGACGGGCCACGAGATCCAGGTCCCGCTCTTCATCAACACCGGTGAGAAGATCAAGGTCGACACCCGCACCAGCGACTACCTCGGCCGGGTGAACAGCTAA
- the nusB gene encoding transcription antitermination factor NusB: protein MAARSNARKRAFQILFEADQRGVSVREVLADWVRHSRSDTDRQPAVNEFTMELVEGYADKVDRIDDLIATYAVDWDLDRMPVVDRNIVRLGAYELIWVDGTPDAVAIDEAVQLAKEFSTDESPSFVNGLLGRFKDLKPKLRRSES from the coding sequence GTGGCTGCCCGGAGCAACGCGCGCAAGCGCGCTTTCCAGATCCTGTTCGAGGCCGACCAGCGCGGGGTCTCCGTGCGCGAGGTCCTCGCGGACTGGGTCCGCCACTCGCGGTCGGACACCGACCGCCAGCCCGCGGTGAACGAGTTCACCATGGAACTCGTCGAGGGGTACGCCGACAAGGTGGACCGCATCGACGATCTGATCGCCACCTACGCCGTGGACTGGGACCTCGACCGCATGCCGGTCGTGGACCGGAACATCGTGCGTCTCGGTGCCTACGAGCTGATCTGGGTCGACGGAACCCCGGACGCCGTGGCCATCGACGAGGCCGTCCAGCTGGCCAAGGAGTTCTCCACGGACGAGTCCCCCTCGTTCGTGAACGGACTGCTCGGCCGATTCAAGGACCTCAAGCCGAAGCTGCGCCGCAGCGAGAGCTGA
- the bldD gene encoding transcriptional regulator BldD produces MSSEYAKQLGAKLRAIRTQQGLSLHGVEEKSQGRWKAVVVGSYERGDRAVTVQRLAELADFYGVPVQELLPGTTPGGAAEPPPKLRLDLERLAHVPAEKAGPLQRYAATIQSQRGDYNGKVLSIRQDDLRTLAVIYDQSPSVLTEQLISWGVLDADARRAVAHEDI; encoded by the coding sequence ATGTCCAGCGAATACGCCAAACAGCTCGGGGCCAAGCTCCGCGCCATCCGCACCCAGCAGGGCCTTTCCCTCCACGGTGTCGAGGAGAAGTCCCAGGGCCGATGGAAGGCCGTGGTGGTCGGTTCTTACGAGCGCGGAGACCGCGCCGTGACCGTCCAGCGTCTCGCCGAGCTGGCGGACTTCTACGGGGTTCCCGTGCAGGAGCTGCTGCCTGGCACGACCCCCGGCGGAGCGGCCGAGCCGCCGCCGAAGCTGCGCCTGGACCTGGAGCGTCTCGCCCACGTTCCCGCCGAGAAGGCCGGCCCGCTGCAGCGTTACGCGGCGACCATCCAGAGCCAGCGCGGCGACTACAACGGCAAGGTGCTCTCGATCCGCCAGGACGACCTGCGCACCCTCGCCGTCATCTACGACCAGTCGCCCTCGGTCCTGACCGAGCAGCTCATCAGCTGGGGCGTACTGGACGCGGACGCGCGTCGCGCGGTGGCGCACGAGGACATCTAG
- the pyrR gene encoding bifunctional pyr operon transcriptional regulator/uracil phosphoribosyltransferase PyrR: protein MDTQQSQSQDSGIDAEVMRPVLEAQDIARVLTRIAHEIVERAKGADDVVLLGIPTRGVFLARRLAAKLEEITGVKIPVGSLDITMYRDDLRMKPARAIGRTEIPGDDIDGRLVVLVDDVLFSGRTIRAALDALGDLGRPRAVQLAVLVDRGHRELPIRADYVGKNLPTSLRENVQVQVQEEDGRDAVLLGQRTARAAGQ, encoded by the coding sequence ATGGACACTCAGCAGTCTCAGTCTCAGGACAGTGGCATCGATGCCGAAGTCATGCGCCCCGTTCTCGAAGCGCAGGACATCGCCCGTGTTCTGACCCGCATCGCCCACGAAATCGTCGAACGCGCCAAGGGCGCCGACGACGTGGTGCTCCTCGGCATTCCCACCCGCGGCGTGTTCCTCGCCCGCCGGCTGGCCGCCAAGCTCGAAGAGATCACCGGTGTGAAGATCCCGGTCGGCTCCCTCGACATCACCATGTACCGCGACGACCTGCGGATGAAGCCGGCCCGGGCGATCGGCCGCACCGAGATTCCCGGCGACGACATCGACGGCCGCCTGGTCGTCCTCGTCGACGACGTTCTCTTCTCCGGCCGCACCATCCGCGCCGCCCTCGACGCCCTCGGCGACCTCGGCCGCCCCCGCGCGGTGCAGCTCGCGGTCCTCGTCGACCGCGGCCACCGCGAACTGCCGATCCGCGCCGACTACGTCGGCAAGAACCTCCCCACGTCGCTGCGGGAGAACGTCCAGGTCCAGGTCCAGGAGGAGGACGGCCGTGACGCCGTGCTGCTCGGCCAGCGGACCGCCCGGGCAGCCGGGCAGTAG
- a CDS encoding aspartate carbamoyltransferase catalytic subunit — translation MKRHLISAADLTRDDAVLILDTAEEMARVADRPIKKLPTLRGRTICNLFFEDSTRTRISFEAAEKRLSADVINFAAKGSSVSKGESLKDTAQTLEAMGVDAVVIRHHASGAPYRLATSGWIDAPVINAGDGTHEHPTQALLDAFTMRRRLVGKDAGLGKDLNGRRITIVGDVLHSRVARSNVHLLHTLGAQVTLVAPPTLVPVGVEAWPCEISYSLDEVLPKSDAVMMLRVQRERMNAAFFPTEREYSRRYGLDGARMARMPEHAIVMHPGPMVRGMEITAEVADSDRCTVIEQVTNGVSIRMAVLYLLLGGSEPAVTTASTPRTEESK, via the coding sequence ATGAAGCGCCACCTCATCTCGGCCGCCGATCTCACGCGCGACGACGCCGTCCTGATCCTCGACACCGCCGAGGAGATGGCCCGTGTCGCGGACCGGCCGATCAAGAAGCTGCCCACCCTGCGCGGCCGCACGATCTGCAACCTCTTCTTCGAGGACTCGACCCGGACCCGGATCTCCTTCGAGGCCGCCGAGAAGCGCCTCTCCGCCGACGTCATCAACTTCGCGGCCAAGGGTTCCAGCGTCTCCAAGGGCGAGTCCCTGAAGGACACCGCCCAGACCCTGGAGGCCATGGGCGTCGACGCGGTCGTCATCCGCCACCACGCCTCCGGTGCCCCCTACCGGCTCGCCACCTCCGGCTGGATCGACGCCCCGGTGATCAACGCCGGCGACGGCACCCACGAGCACCCCACCCAGGCCCTGCTCGACGCCTTCACCATGCGCCGCCGCCTGGTCGGCAAGGACGCCGGGCTCGGCAAGGACCTCAACGGCCGCCGGATCACCATCGTCGGCGACGTGCTGCACAGCCGGGTCGCCCGCTCCAACGTCCACCTGCTGCACACCCTCGGCGCCCAGGTCACCCTGGTGGCCCCGCCCACCCTGGTGCCCGTCGGCGTCGAGGCCTGGCCGTGCGAGATCTCGTACAGCCTGGACGAGGTGCTGCCGAAGTCCGACGCCGTGATGATGCTGCGGGTGCAGCGCGAGCGGATGAACGCCGCCTTCTTCCCGACCGAGCGCGAGTACTCCCGCCGCTACGGCCTGGACGGCGCCCGCATGGCGCGGATGCCCGAGCACGCCATCGTGATGCACCCCGGCCCGATGGTCCGCGGCATGGAGATCACCGCCGAGGTCGCCGACTCCGACCGCTGCACGGTCATCGAGCAGGTCACCAACGGCGTCTCGATCCGCATGGCCGTCCTGTACCTGCTGCTCGGAGGCTCCGAGCCCGCCGTCACCACCGCCAGCACGCCCCGCACCGAGGAGAGCAAGTAA
- a CDS encoding dihydroorotase has product MSKILIRGAKVLGGDVQDVLIDGETIAAVGTDLDAGDATVIEAAGQVLLPGLVDLHTHLREPGREDSETVLTGTRAAASGGYTAVFAMANTFPVADTAGVVEQVWRLGKESGYCDVQPIGAVTVGLEGKQLSELGAMHESAARVTVFSDDGKCVDDAVIMRRALEYVKAFGGVVAQHAQEPRLTEGAQMNEGIVSAELGLGGWPAVAEESVIARDVLLAEHVGSRVHICHLSTAGSVEIIRWAKSRGIDVTAEVTPHHLLLTDELVRSYNPVYKVNPPLRTEADVMALREALADGTIDIVATDHAPHPHEDKDCEWAAAAMGMVGLETALSVVQQTMVETGLLDWAGVAERMSFAPARIGSLPNHGRPVSAGEPANLTLVDTSYRGVVDPAHFASRSRNTPYEGRELPGRVTHTFLRGRATVVDGTLA; this is encoded by the coding sequence ATGAGCAAGATCCTTATTCGTGGCGCGAAGGTACTCGGTGGCGACGTCCAGGACGTCCTGATCGACGGCGAGACCATCGCCGCCGTGGGCACGGACCTCGACGCCGGCGACGCGACCGTCATCGAAGCCGCTGGCCAGGTCCTCCTGCCCGGCCTCGTCGACCTCCACACCCACCTGCGCGAGCCCGGCCGCGAGGACTCCGAAACCGTCCTCACCGGCACCCGCGCCGCCGCCTCCGGCGGCTACACCGCCGTCTTCGCCATGGCCAACACCTTCCCCGTCGCCGACACCGCCGGCGTCGTCGAGCAGGTGTGGCGCCTGGGCAAGGAGTCCGGCTACTGCGACGTCCAGCCCATCGGCGCCGTCACCGTCGGCCTGGAAGGCAAGCAGCTCTCCGAGCTGGGCGCCATGCACGAGTCCGCCGCCCGCGTCACCGTCTTCTCCGACGACGGCAAGTGCGTGGACGACGCCGTGATCATGCGCCGCGCCCTGGAGTACGTGAAGGCCTTCGGCGGCGTCGTCGCCCAGCACGCCCAGGAGCCCCGCCTCACCGAGGGCGCCCAGATGAACGAGGGCATCGTCTCCGCCGAGCTCGGCCTCGGCGGCTGGCCGGCCGTCGCCGAGGAATCGGTGATCGCCCGCGACGTCCTGCTCGCCGAGCACGTCGGCTCCCGCGTCCACATCTGCCACCTCTCCACCGCCGGCTCCGTCGAGATCATCCGCTGGGCCAAGTCCCGCGGCATCGACGTCACCGCCGAGGTCACCCCGCACCACCTGCTCCTCACCGACGAGCTCGTGCGCTCGTACAACCCGGTCTACAAGGTCAACCCGCCGCTGCGCACCGAGGCCGACGTCATGGCCCTGCGCGAGGCGCTGGCCGACGGCACGATCGACATCGTCGCCACCGACCACGCCCCGCACCCGCACGAGGACAAGGACTGCGAGTGGGCCGCCGCCGCCATGGGCATGGTGGGCCTGGAGACCGCGCTCTCCGTCGTCCAGCAGACGATGGTGGAGACCGGACTGCTCGACTGGGCGGGCGTGGCCGAGCGCATGTCCTTCGCCCCGGCGCGCATCGGCAGCCTCCCGAACCACGGACGCCCCGTCTCGGCAGGTGAACCCGCGAACCTGACCTTGGTCGATACCTCGTACCGTGGTGTCGTGGACCCCGCACACTTCGCCTCCCGCAGCCGCAACACGCCTTACGAGGGCCGTGAGCTGCCGGGTCGCGTCACTCACACCTTCCTGCGGGGCCGGGCAACGGTCGTGGACGGGACGCTGGCGTGA
- the carA gene encoding glutamine-hydrolyzing carbamoyl-phosphate synthase small subunit — translation MTTSTRGAAKAPAVLVLEDGRIFRGRAYGAVGETFGEAVFSTGMTGYQETLTDPSYHRQVVVMTAPHVGNTGVNDEDPESSRIWVAGYVVRDPARVPSNWRSVRSLDEELVNQGVVGISGIDTRALTRHLRERGAMRVGIFSGEAWEGVRDEALLAKVQAAPQMKGADLSAEVATKETYVVPAIGEKKYTVAAVDLGIKGMTPHRMAERGIEVHVLPATATVEDVYAVNPDGVFFSNGPGDPATADHAVSVMQGVLARKTPLFGICFGNQILGRALGFGTYKLKYGHRGINQPVQDRTTGKVEITAHNHGFAVDAPLDKVSETPYGRAEVSHVCLNDNVVEGLQLLDQPAFSVQYHPEAAAGPHDAAYLFDRFTSLMETALMEADRA, via the coding sequence ATGACGACCTCCACCAGGGGAGCAGCCAAAGCTCCCGCCGTACTCGTCCTGGAGGACGGTCGGATCTTCCGCGGCCGCGCCTACGGCGCTGTGGGGGAGACCTTCGGCGAGGCCGTGTTCTCCACCGGAATGACCGGCTACCAGGAGACCCTCACCGACCCGTCGTACCACCGGCAGGTCGTCGTGATGACCGCCCCGCACGTGGGCAACACCGGCGTCAACGACGAGGACCCCGAGTCCTCCCGCATCTGGGTCGCCGGGTACGTCGTACGCGACCCCGCCCGCGTCCCCTCCAACTGGCGCTCCGTGCGCTCGCTGGACGAGGAGCTCGTCAACCAGGGCGTCGTCGGGATCTCCGGCATCGACACCCGGGCCCTGACCCGCCACCTGCGCGAGCGCGGCGCCATGCGCGTCGGCATCTTCTCGGGCGAGGCCTGGGAGGGCGTCCGCGACGAGGCGCTGCTGGCCAAGGTCCAGGCCGCCCCGCAGATGAAGGGCGCCGACCTCTCCGCCGAGGTCGCCACCAAGGAGACGTACGTCGTCCCCGCGATCGGCGAGAAGAAGTACACCGTCGCCGCCGTGGACCTCGGCATCAAGGGCATGACCCCGCACCGGATGGCCGAGCGCGGCATCGAGGTGCACGTGCTCCCCGCCACCGCCACCGTGGAGGACGTGTACGCGGTCAACCCCGACGGCGTGTTCTTCTCCAACGGCCCGGGCGACCCGGCCACCGCCGACCACGCGGTCTCCGTCATGCAGGGCGTCCTCGCCCGCAAGACCCCGCTCTTCGGCATCTGCTTCGGCAACCAGATCCTGGGCCGCGCGCTCGGCTTCGGCACCTACAAGCTGAAGTACGGCCACCGCGGCATCAACCAGCCGGTGCAGGACCGCACCACCGGCAAGGTCGAGATCACCGCGCACAACCACGGCTTCGCCGTGGACGCGCCCCTCGACAAGGTGTCGGAGACCCCCTACGGCCGCGCCGAGGTCTCCCACGTCTGCCTGAACGACAACGTCGTGGAAGGCCTCCAGCTGCTCGACCAGCCGGCCTTCTCCGTCCAGTACCACCCCGAGGCTGCCGCCGGCCCGCACGACGCCGCGTACCTCTTCGACCGTTTCACGTCTTTGATGGAAACCGCCCTGATGGAGGCCGATCGTGCCTAA
- the carB gene encoding carbamoyl-phosphate synthase large subunit translates to MPKRTDIQSVLVIGSGPIVIGQAAEFDYSGTQACRILKAEGLRVILVNSNPATIMTDPEIADATYVEPITPEFVEKIIAKERPDALLPTLGGQTALNTAISMHEQGVLEKYGVELIGANVEAINKGEDRDLFKGVVEAVRAKIGYGESARSVICHTMDDIIQGVDTLGGYPVVVRPSFTMGGAGSGFAHDEEELRRIAGQGLMLSPTTEVLLEESILGWKEYELELMRDTKDNVVVVCSIENFDPMGVHTGDSITVAPAMTLTDREYQRLRDIGIAIIREVGVDTGGCNIQFAIDPADGRVIVIEMNPRVSRSSALASKATGFPIAKIAAKLAIGYTLDEVPNDITEKTPASFEPSLDYVVVKAPRFAFEKFPLADATLTTTMKSVGEAMAIGRNFTEALQKALRSLEKKGSQFTFVGPTGDKEELLATAVRPTDGRINTVMQAIRAGATQEEVFEYTKIDPWFVDQLFLIKEIADDLAAADKLHPELLAEAKRHGFSDAQIAEIRGLREDVVREVRHALGVRPVYKTVDTCAAEFAAKTPYFYSSYDEESEVAPREKPAVIILGSGPNRIGQGIEFDYSCVHASFALSDAGYETVMVNCNPETVSTDYDTSDRLYFEPLTLEDVLEIVHAESLAGPIAGVIVQLGGQTPLGLAQALKDNGVPVVGTPPEAIHAAEDRGAFGQVLAEAGLPAPKHGTATTFAGAKAIADEIGYPVLVRPSYVLGGRGMEIVYDEDRLSSYIAESTEISPTRPVLVDRFLDDAIEIDVDALYDGTELYLGGVMEHIEEAGIHSGDSACALPPITLGGYDIKRLRASTEAIAKGVGVRGLINIQFAMAGDILYVLEANPRASRTVPFTSKATAVPLAKAAARISLGTTIAELREEGMLPKTGDGGTLPLDAPISVKEAVMPWSRFRDIHGRGVDTVLGPEMRSTGEVMGIDSVFGTAYAKSQAGAYGPLPTKGRCFISVANRDKRTMIFPARELVAHGFELMATSGTAEVLRRNGINATVVRKLSEGEGPDGEKTIVQLIHDGQVDLIVNTPYGTGGRLDGYEIRTAAVARGVPCLTTVQALAAAVQGIDALNRGDVGVRSLQEHAERLTAARD, encoded by the coding sequence GTGCCTAAGCGCACCGATATCCAGTCCGTCCTGGTCATCGGCTCCGGCCCGATCGTCATCGGCCAGGCCGCCGAGTTCGACTACTCCGGGACCCAGGCCTGCCGCATCCTCAAGGCCGAGGGCCTGCGGGTGATCCTGGTGAACTCGAACCCCGCCACGATCATGACCGACCCCGAGATCGCCGACGCCACGTACGTCGAGCCGATCACCCCCGAGTTCGTCGAGAAGATCATCGCGAAGGAGCGCCCCGACGCGCTGCTCCCGACGCTCGGCGGCCAGACCGCGCTGAACACCGCCATCTCCATGCACGAGCAGGGTGTGCTGGAGAAGTACGGCGTCGAGCTCATCGGCGCCAACGTCGAGGCGATCAACAAGGGCGAGGACCGCGACCTCTTCAAGGGCGTCGTCGAAGCCGTCCGCGCCAAGATCGGCTACGGCGAGTCCGCCCGCTCGGTCATCTGCCACACGATGGACGACATCATCCAGGGCGTCGACACCCTCGGCGGCTACCCCGTCGTCGTGCGCCCCTCCTTCACCATGGGCGGCGCCGGCTCCGGCTTCGCCCACGACGAGGAAGAGCTGCGCCGCATCGCCGGCCAGGGCCTCATGCTCTCCCCGACCACCGAGGTGCTCCTGGAGGAGTCCATCCTCGGCTGGAAGGAGTACGAGCTGGAGCTGATGCGCGACACCAAGGACAACGTCGTCGTCGTCTGCTCCATCGAGAACTTCGACCCGATGGGCGTCCACACCGGCGACTCCATCACCGTCGCCCCGGCGATGACGCTCACGGACCGCGAGTACCAGCGGCTGCGCGACATCGGCATCGCGATCATCCGCGAGGTCGGCGTCGACACCGGCGGCTGCAACATCCAGTTCGCGATCGACCCGGCCGATGGCCGCGTCATCGTCATCGAGATGAACCCGCGCGTCTCGCGCTCCTCGGCGCTCGCGTCGAAGGCCACCGGCTTCCCGATCGCCAAGATCGCCGCCAAGCTGGCCATCGGCTACACGCTCGACGAGGTCCCCAACGACATCACCGAGAAGACGCCGGCCTCCTTCGAGCCGTCCCTCGACTACGTCGTCGTCAAGGCCCCGCGCTTCGCCTTCGAGAAGTTCCCGCTGGCCGACGCCACCCTCACCACCACCATGAAGTCGGTGGGCGAGGCCATGGCCATCGGCCGCAACTTCACCGAGGCCCTGCAGAAGGCCCTGCGCTCGCTGGAGAAGAAGGGCTCGCAGTTCACCTTCGTCGGCCCCACCGGCGACAAGGAAGAGCTCCTCGCCACCGCGGTCCGCCCGACCGACGGCCGCATCAACACCGTCATGCAGGCCATCCGCGCCGGCGCCACCCAGGAAGAGGTCTTCGAGTACACGAAGATCGACCCCTGGTTCGTCGACCAGCTCTTCCTCATCAAGGAGATCGCGGACGACCTGGCCGCCGCCGACAAGCTCCACCCCGAGCTGCTCGCCGAGGCCAAGCGCCACGGCTTCTCCGACGCGCAGATCGCCGAGATCCGCGGCCTGCGCGAGGACGTCGTCCGCGAGGTCCGCCACGCCCTGGGCGTCCGCCCGGTCTACAAGACGGTCGACACCTGCGCCGCCGAGTTCGCCGCGAAGACCCCGTACTTCTACTCCTCGTACGACGAGGAGTCCGAGGTCGCCCCGCGCGAGAAGCCCGCGGTCATCATCCTGGGCTCCGGTCCGAACCGCATCGGCCAGGGCATCGAGTTCGACTACTCCTGCGTCCACGCCTCCTTCGCCCTCAGCGACGCCGGCTACGAGACCGTGATGGTCAACTGCAACCCGGAGACCGTCTCCACCGACTACGACACCTCCGACCGCCTGTACTTCGAGCCGCTCACGCTCGAAGACGTGCTGGAGATCGTCCACGCCGAGTCGCTGGCCGGCCCCATCGCCGGTGTCATCGTCCAGCTCGGCGGCCAGACCCCGCTGGGTCTCGCCCAGGCGCTCAAGGACAACGGCGTCCCGGTCGTCGGCACCCCGCCGGAGGCCATCCACGCCGCCGAGGACCGCGGCGCCTTCGGCCAGGTCCTCGCCGAGGCCGGCCTGCCCGCCCCCAAGCACGGCACCGCCACCACCTTCGCCGGCGCCAAGGCCATCGCCGACGAGATCGGCTACCCCGTCCTCGTACGCCCCTCGTACGTGCTCGGCGGCCGCGGCATGGAGATCGTCTACGACGAGGACCGGCTGTCCTCGTACATCGCCGAGTCCACCGAGATCTCGCCGACCCGCCCCGTGCTGGTCGACCGGTTCCTCGACGACGCGATCGAGATCGACGTCGACGCCCTCTACGACGGCACCGAGCTCTACCTCGGCGGCGTCATGGAGCACATCGAGGAAGCCGGCATCCACTCCGGCGACTCGGCCTGCGCCCTGCCCCCGATCACCCTCGGCGGCTACGACATCAAGCGGCTGCGCGCCTCCACCGAGGCCATCGCCAAGGGCGTCGGCGTCCGCGGCCTGATCAACATCCAGTTCGCGATGGCGGGTGACATCCTCTACGTCCTGGAGGCCAACCCGCGCGCCTCCCGGACCGTCCCCTTCACCTCGAAGGCGACCGCGGTCCCGCTCGCGAAGGCCGCCGCGCGCATCTCGCTCGGCACCACCATCGCCGAGCTCCGCGAAGAGGGCATGCTCCCGAAGACCGGCGACGGCGGCACCCTGCCGCTCGACGCGCCGATCTCCGTCAAGGAGGCCGTCATGCCGTGGTCGCGCTTCCGCGACATCCACGGCCGCGGCGTCGACACCGTCCTCGGCCCGGAGATGCGCTCCACCGGCGAGGTCATGGGCATCGACTCCGTCTTCGGCACGGCGTACGCCAAGTCGCAGGCCGGGGCTTACGGCCCGCTGCCCACCAAGGGCCGCTGCTTCATCTCCGTCGCCAACCGCGACAAGCGCACGATGATCTTCCCGGCGCGCGAGCTCGTCGCCCACGGCTTCGAGCTGATGGCCACCTCCGGCACCGCCGAGGTCCTGCGCCGCAACGGCATCAACGCCACCGTCGTGCGCAAGCTCAGCGAGGGCGAGGGCCCGGACGGTGAGAAGACCATCGTCCAGCTCATCCACGACGGCCAGGTCGACCTGATCGTCAACACCCCGTACGGCACCGGTGGCCGCCTCGACGGCTACGAGATCCGTACGGCCGCCGTGGCCCGCGGAGTCCCGTGCCTCACCACGGTCCAGGCGCTCGCCGCGGCCGTCCAGGGCATCGACGCGCTCAACCGCGGCGACGTGGGCGTCCGCTCGCTCCAGGAGCACGCGGAGCGGCTGACGGCGGCCCGCGACTAG
- a CDS encoding quinone-dependent dihydroorotate dehydrogenase has protein sequence MYKLFFDLVFKRMDPEQAHYMAFRWIRLAARTPVLRTFVAAYLAPRYASLRTEALGLRMHGPFGLAAGFDKNAVAIDGMSMLGFDHIEIGTVTAEAQPGNPKKRLFRLVPDRALINRMGFNNEGSAAVAERLAARVPVFKTVVGVNIGKTKVVPEEEAVADYVASTERLARHADYLVVNVSSPNTPGLRNLQATESLRPLLSAVREAADRVVTDRRVPLLVKIAPDLADEDVDAVADLALELGLDGIIATNTTIAREGLGLKSDASLVKETGGLSGAPVKERSLEVLRRLYARVGDRLVLVGVGGIENAEDAWQRILAGASLVQGYSAFIYEGPCYARAIHKGLAARLAASPYATLAEAVGAETRKAAL, from the coding sequence ATGTACAAACTCTTCTTCGACCTGGTCTTCAAGCGCATGGACCCGGAGCAGGCCCACTACATGGCCTTCCGCTGGATCCGCCTCGCGGCCCGCACCCCGGTCCTGCGCACCTTCGTCGCCGCCTACCTGGCCCCCCGGTACGCGTCCCTGCGCACCGAGGCCCTCGGCCTGCGGATGCACGGCCCCTTCGGGCTCGCGGCCGGCTTCGACAAGAACGCCGTCGCCATCGACGGGATGTCGATGCTCGGCTTCGACCACATCGAGATCGGCACCGTCACCGCCGAGGCCCAGCCCGGCAACCCGAAGAAGCGGCTGTTCCGGCTGGTCCCGGACCGCGCGCTGATCAACCGCATGGGCTTCAACAACGAGGGCTCGGCGGCCGTCGCCGAGCGCCTGGCGGCCCGCGTGCCGGTCTTCAAGACCGTCGTCGGCGTCAACATCGGCAAGACCAAGGTCGTCCCCGAGGAGGAGGCCGTCGCCGACTACGTCGCCTCCACCGAGCGCCTCGCCCGGCACGCGGACTACCTCGTCGTCAACGTCTCCTCCCCGAACACCCCGGGCCTGCGCAACCTCCAGGCCACCGAGTCGCTGCGCCCGCTGCTGAGCGCCGTGCGCGAGGCGGCGGACCGCGTCGTGACCGACCGGAGGGTCCCGCTGCTCGTCAAGATCGCGCCGGACCTCGCCGACGAGGACGTGGACGCCGTCGCCGACCTGGCGCTGGAACTGGGCCTGGACGGCATCATCGCGACGAACACGACGATCGCCCGCGAGGGCCTCGGCCTGAAGTCCGACGCCTCGCTGGTCAAGGAGACCGGCGGCCTGTCCGGGGCCCCCGTCAAGGAGCGCTCGCTGGAGGTCCTGCGGCGGCTGTACGCCCGCGTGGGCGACCGGCTGGTCCTGGTGGGCGTCGGCGGCATCGAGAACGCCGAGGACGCCTGGCAGCGGATCCTGGCCGGCGCGAGCCTGGTCCAGGGCTACAGCGCCTTCATCTACGAGGGCCCCTGCTACGCCCGCGCCATCCACAAGGGCCTGGCCGCGCGCCTGGCCGCCAGCCCGTACGCGACGCTCGCCGAAGCGGTGGGCGCGGAAACCCGAAAGGCCGCCCTGTGA